One segment of Erigeron canadensis isolate Cc75 chromosome 2, C_canadensis_v1, whole genome shotgun sequence DNA contains the following:
- the LOC122589233 gene encoding uncharacterized protein LOC122589233 has protein sequence MPSVEMRRTTRVFGARVLRSGRRLFPCEESKVIKHMRKPSLAVGDDWIELLRGGGGDGRGWRKSNGGKKGVDVVLDVVDGGVAFKDFKLEESKEFDSVEGVGEDCGAENRRWGVVYTRKRKRSELTNCDDVDAKFGKKFFRQQSRKVVGMEELQPSILEPDVKVEPSAVPRRRGRKKKVVTEGLVRNVMTEPSVGPKTRGRKKKEMRVVAPRLTRLSSSSLPPRTCVAMHRGLQKRRSSLRSRKHIGPSTFGHLKSGGRVVQDGVPFFPIKSNLDISSSLRRASFQEYKKLRRDTGSESCNASILVMEADRCYREVGAVITMEMSPPNQWFLVVKRNGVERYRVEARNVMRPYASNRVTHAIIWTGSDESWKLEFPNRKDWSVFKELYRSCSERSVQVKSSVESIIPVPRVNEVVGYAEEKHVPFKMPDSYISSRGDEVSRVLEKSDPVYDMDSGDDEWLNKLNDVQNTRVDDATFEKIIDAFERGIYVSPEDYSDITLAVDRCSMLAAKEALEAIYNYWMAKRKKKQSALVRVFQSYKPKNPEQLNIKAVLRKKRSFRQRVSQAGRGKQLTFLKVEEEGNAIIRVQEAEAAAERAKQVAIVKRQRAQLLMEVADLLTYKAAMALQIAEARLLSGSVDDTIDEIFCPVNSSGST, from the exons ATGCCGTCGGTGGAGATGAGAAGGACGACAAGGGTTTTTGGTGCTAGGGTTTTAAGGTCAGGTAGAAGGTTGTTTCCTTGTGAAGAAAGTAAAGTGATTAAGCATATGAGAAAGCCTAGTTTAGCTGTGGGTGATGATTGGATCGAGCTGCTtcgtggtggtggcggcgacggaAGAGGATGGCGAAAGTCGAATGGAGGGAAGAAAGGTGTTGATGTTGTGTTGGATGTTGTTGATGGTGGAGTGGCATTTAAGGATTTTAAGTTAGAGGAATCGAAGGAATTCGATTCGGTTGAGGGTGTTGGGGAGGATTGTGGGGCGGAAAATAGGCGGTGGGGAGTTGTGTATACGAGGAAACGAAAGAGGAGTGAGCTAACGAATTGTGATGATGTGGATGCGAAATTCGGGAAAAAGTTTTTTAGGCAGCAATCTAGGAAGGTGGTTGGGATGGAAGAGTTGCAACCATCCATTTTGGAACCGGATGTTAAGGTTGAGCCTAGTGCGGTTCCAAGGCGTAGAGGTAGGAAAAAGAAAGTTGTAACAGAAGGTTTGGTACGGAATGTGATGACTGAGCCTAGTGTAGGTCCAAAAACTAGAGGTAGGAAAAAGAAGGAAATGAGGGTTGTGGCTCCTAGACTGACTCGGTTAAGTTCTTCAAGTTTGCCTCCAAGAACTTGTGTTGCTATGCACCGTGGTCTACAAAAGAGGCGGAGCTCTTTGAGGTCAAGAAAGCATATTGGTCCTTCAACTTTTGGACACTTGAAGTCGGGTGGGAGAGTTGTGCAGGATGGTGTTCCGTTTTTTCCGATTAAGTCAAACCTTGATATTAGTAGTTCACTTCGAAGAGCTAGTtttcaagaatacaaaaaattaAGGCGAGATACAGGCTCAGAGAGTTGCAATGCAAGTATCTTGGTAATGGAAGCAGACAGGTGTTATAGAGAAGTAGGAGCTGTTATTACGATGGAGATGTCGCCTCCTAATCAGTGGTTTCTTGTGGTTAAAAGAAACGGGGTTGAGAGGTATCGTGTTGAAGCCCGAAATGTAATGAGACCCTATGCTTCCAATCGTGTAACTCATGCCATAATTTGGACTGGAAGTGATGAGAGTTGGAAGCTTGAGTTTCCAAATAGGAAAGACTGGTCTGTTTTCAAGGAACTATACAGAAGTTGTTCTGAACGAAGCGTGCAAGTGAAGTCATCTGTAGAGAGTATAATACCCGTTCCTCGTGTGAATGAAGTAGTGGGGTATGCAGAGGAGAAGCATGTACCATTTAAGATGCCCGATTCATATATCAGCTCAAGAGGCGATGAAGTTTCCAGAGTGTTGGAGAAGAGTGATCCGGTTTATGACATGGATTCTGGTGATGATGAGTGGCTGAACAAACTCAACGATGTGCAGAATACACGGGTAGATGATGCTACTTTTGAGAAAATAATTGATGCTTTTGAAAGAGGGATCTATGTCAGTCCAGAGGATTATTCTGATATTACATTGGCTGTTGATCGATGTTCTATGCTGGCAGCAAAGGAAGCTTTGGAAGCTATCTATAATTATTGGATGGCTAAACGGAAGAAGAAGCAATCAGCTCTTGTTCGGGTGTTTCAg TCTTACAAACCAAAAAACCCTGAACAACTTAATATTAAAGCGGTCTTGCGTAAGAAGAGATCATTTAGACAACGCGTGAGCCAAGCAGGAAGGGGAAAGCAGCTGACTTTTCTGAAAG TTGAAGAGGAAGGAAATGCCATCATTAGAGTTCAAGAGGCCGAAGCAGCTGCAGAGAGGGCTAAACAGGTGGCAATTGTGAAGCGTCAAAGAGCTCAGCTATTAATGGAGGTCGCAGACTTACTAACTTACAAGGCGGCCATGGCACTTCAAATTGCAGAAGCTCGATTATTATCTGGATCAGTAGATGATACTATTGATGAAATTTTTTGTCCAGTGAATAGCTCGGGTTCTACTTGA